A window from Cyanobacteria bacterium FACHB-DQ100 encodes these proteins:
- a CDS encoding polysaccharide deacetylase family protein produces MKLSLWTRLSSFSKRIAPRSHWKRFALFGLSLAATVTIGACAGMIPTQMATIAPPTLMEVIEKPPTLKSSLNVAIAPICTQGAQIGYQASTSIPQDFKPVTFNAESKQFAEAWKAEFAEAPFPQINVRARLAKVPIMMYHDIVAQKEVFFDVTPEEFEAHLKLVQKNNLTPISFDQLVEHLKTGIPLPAKPIVLTFDDGYLGHYKFVYPLLKKYGYPAAFAIYPAKIDKPRGRPGMTWEQIKEMSADPLVTIASHSVNHPRDLREIKEDAKLAFEMTESKRALEEKLGIPIKYFVYPEGKNDERVQQAAIAAGYQAAWTMSDEANLFAAESENLFNVSRIGQSQIEKVIEAANGGPPVALIKDGLNFSAPVELIKTTVNKVPLIMAAGGKPTTIHADSRYQVGEIMKGTPAIAGVDGGFFSLEALNSNKMIGPVMSSQAGTFVPAPQGTLTKLEGRPLVLISERTIKYVPFDPLKHNTREGIASELDGVQDAFVAGAWLVKDGQPQSAETFRGLFGFDAERDRAFWGIDQADRPLVGVSGDYVNSVALGEALAKAGLKEAVMLDSGASASLVYKGESMMSYTPRPVPHIVALMPPVQTDSSSCKTAANP; encoded by the coding sequence AATTGTCGCTTTGGACACGCCTTTCGAGCTTTTCTAAACGAATTGCTCCTCGATCGCACTGGAAACGATTCGCGCTTTTTGGTTTGTCCCTCGCTGCAACCGTGACGATTGGGGCTTGCGCTGGAATGATTCCGACTCAAATGGCAACGATCGCGCCGCCAACCTTGATGGAGGTGATTGAAAAGCCACCAACGCTGAAATCGAGCCTTAACGTTGCGATCGCTCCAATTTGTACGCAAGGGGCGCAGATTGGCTATCAAGCTTCGACTTCGATTCCTCAAGATTTCAAGCCTGTCACGTTTAACGCTGAATCGAAGCAGTTCGCTGAAGCCTGGAAAGCCGAGTTTGCAGAAGCACCCTTTCCGCAAATTAATGTGCGGGCGCGATTGGCAAAGGTGCCGATCATGATGTATCACGACATTGTGGCACAGAAAGAAGTGTTCTTTGATGTCACGCCCGAAGAGTTTGAGGCGCACTTAAAGCTGGTCCAGAAAAATAATCTCACTCCGATTAGCTTTGATCAGCTTGTTGAGCATCTGAAGACGGGAATCCCGCTGCCTGCAAAACCGATCGTGCTCACCTTTGATGATGGATATTTAGGTCACTACAAGTTTGTCTATCCCTTGCTGAAAAAGTACGGCTACCCCGCAGCATTCGCGATCTATCCTGCCAAAATCGACAAGCCTAGAGGTCGTCCCGGCATGACCTGGGAGCAAATCAAGGAGATGTCGGCTGATCCTTTGGTAACGATCGCTTCGCATAGTGTGAATCATCCGCGTGATCTACGCGAAATCAAGGAGGATGCCAAGTTAGCGTTTGAAATGACCGAATCGAAGCGGGCGCTAGAGGAAAAACTCGGCATTCCGATTAAGTATTTTGTCTATCCCGAAGGCAAGAACGATGAGCGGGTGCAGCAAGCGGCGATCGCGGCCGGCTATCAAGCAGCTTGGACAATGAGCGATGAGGCAAACCTTTTTGCCGCTGAATCCGAAAACCTATTTAACGTCTCGCGAATTGGACAATCTCAGATCGAGAAAGTGATCGAGGCAGCAAACGGTGGCCCACCCGTGGCGTTGATTAAAGATGGACTGAACTTTAGTGCACCTGTGGAGTTGATTAAAACTACGGTCAACAAAGTGCCCCTGATCATGGCAGCAGGTGGAAAGCCAACTACGATTCATGCAGACAGCCGTTACCAGGTTGGAGAAATCATGAAAGGCACTCCGGCGATCGCGGGTGTCGATGGTGGCTTCTTTTCATTAGAGGCGCTGAACTCGAATAAGATGATTGGCCCTGTGATGAGTTCTCAAGCTGGAACGTTCGTGCCCGCACCTCAAGGGACGCTGACAAAGCTGGAAGGACGACCGCTCGTTTTGATTAGCGAGCGCACGATCAAATACGTTCCGTTTGACCCGCTGAAGCATAATACCCGCGAAGGCATTGCCTCTGAATTAGACGGGGTTCAAGATGCGTTTGTGGCTGGGGCATGGTTGGTGAAAGATGGGCAACCGCAATCTGCTGAAACTTTCCGGGGACTGTTTGGCTTTGATGCAGAGCGCGATCGAGCGTTTTGGGGAATTGATCAAGCCGATCGTCCGTTAGTTGGAGTTTCGGGCGATTACGTCAACTCGGTGGCGCTGGGTGAAGCGCTGGCAAAAGCGGGACTCAAAGAAGCGGTAATGTTGGATTCTGGGGCGAGTGCATCACTGGTGTACAAGGGTGAATCGATGATGAGTTATACGCCGCGTCCGGTGCCGCATATTGTGGCGCTGATGCCGCCTGTGCAGACCGATTCCTCATCTTGTAAGACTGCTGCAAATCCGTAA
- a CDS encoding CTP synthase, producing MTKFVFVTGGVVSSIGKGIVAASLGRLLKSRDYSVSILKLDPYINVDPGTMSPFQHGEVFVTEDGAETDLDLGHYERFTDTSMSRLNSVTTGSIYQAVINKERRGDYNGGTVQVIPHITNEIKERILRVAQNTNPDVVITEIGGTVGDIESLPFLEAIRQFRKEVGRRNVMYMHVTLIPWIPAAGEMKTKPTQHSVKELRSIGIQPDILVCRCDRPLPLGMKEKMSEFCDVPAECVITCQDARSIYEVPLRLEKEGLATQAIDLLQLEQRTPNLSQWQTLVERLYQPSQELEIAIVGKYVRLSDAYLSVVEALKHAAIATGSALNLRWINSEEIEEKGAEHYLANVDGIVVPGGFGIRGVDGKIAAIEYARTHNIPFLGLCLGMQCSVIEWARNVAHIDGAHSAEFIPDAKNAVINLLPEQQDVVDLGGTMRLGLYPCRLTPNTLTLSLYGKEVIYERHRHRYEFNNAYRNLFLESGYVVSGTSPDGRLVEIIELPGHPFFIATQFHPEFQSRPSTPHPLFRGFMQAALNREIEISRGKVPVEA from the coding sequence ATGACTAAATTTGTATTCGTTACGGGTGGCGTTGTTTCTAGCATTGGAAAGGGGATTGTAGCCGCGAGTCTCGGACGATTACTCAAGTCACGAGATTACTCCGTGTCGATCCTCAAGCTCGATCCTTATATCAACGTTGATCCGGGCACGATGAGTCCGTTTCAACATGGGGAAGTGTTCGTCACCGAAGATGGTGCAGAAACAGACCTCGACTTGGGACATTATGAGCGCTTTACTGATACATCCATGTCGCGGTTGAATAGCGTCACAACCGGATCGATCTATCAAGCGGTGATTAATAAAGAGCGACGGGGTGATTACAACGGTGGAACCGTTCAGGTCATCCCGCATATCACCAATGAAATCAAAGAGCGAATTCTGCGCGTCGCTCAAAACACAAATCCCGATGTAGTGATTACTGAAATTGGCGGAACAGTTGGTGATATTGAATCGCTGCCTTTTCTGGAAGCAATTCGTCAATTTCGTAAAGAAGTGGGGCGGCGGAACGTGATGTATATGCACGTCACGCTGATTCCCTGGATTCCAGCAGCAGGCGAAATGAAGACAAAGCCGACTCAACATTCGGTGAAAGAGTTACGATCGATCGGCATTCAACCCGATATTCTCGTCTGTCGCTGCGATCGTCCTTTGCCATTGGGAATGAAAGAAAAAATGTCGGAGTTCTGCGATGTTCCGGCAGAGTGCGTGATCACTTGCCAAGATGCCCGCAGTATCTATGAAGTCCCCTTACGCCTGGAAAAAGAAGGACTCGCAACGCAAGCGATCGATCTTCTACAACTCGAACAACGCACTCCAAATCTCAGCCAGTGGCAAACCTTGGTTGAACGTCTTTATCAACCTTCACAAGAGCTTGAAATCGCGATCGTTGGAAAATATGTTCGTCTATCCGATGCGTACTTATCGGTCGTAGAAGCGCTAAAACACGCGGCGATCGCAACCGGAAGCGCCTTAAACCTGCGCTGGATTAACTCAGAAGAAATCGAAGAAAAAGGAGCCGAACATTACCTTGCAAACGTGGATGGAATTGTCGTTCCGGGTGGATTTGGCATTCGTGGGGTCGATGGGAAAATCGCGGCGATCGAATATGCCCGCACTCATAACATTCCATTCCTCGGATTGTGCTTGGGAATGCAGTGTTCGGTAATCGAATGGGCGAGAAATGTCGCGCATATCGATGGCGCTCACAGTGCAGAATTTATTCCTGATGCCAAAAATGCAGTCATTAACTTACTGCCAGAGCAGCAAGATGTCGTCGATTTGGGTGGAACGATGCGACTCGGTTTATATCCTTGTCGCTTGACTCCAAACACACTAACGTTATCGCTTTATGGAAAAGAAGTGATCTACGAACGTCATCGCCATCGTTATGAATTTAACAACGCATACCGGAATCTATTTTTAGAATCGGGATATGTGGTGAGTGGAACTTCTCCCGATGGTCGGCTGGTTGAAATTATCGAGCTTCCAGGGCATCCGTTCTTTATTGCGACCCAGTTTCACCCAGAGTTTCAGTCTCGTCCGAGTACGCCGCACCCCCTGTTCAGAGGATTCATGCAGGCAGCATTAAATCGAGAAATCGAAATTTCAAGAGGTAAAGTCCCCGTCGAAGCATAA
- the chrA gene encoding chromate efflux transporter, producing MERSLDRLKELAALFFKLGVIGFGGPNAHIAMIEAEVVGKRQWLSREHFLDLLGATNLIPGPNSTEMAIHIGYIYAGWLGLIVAGVAFIFPAVLITAGFAWAYVALGAVPQFAFLLYGIKPVVLAIVVDALWRLGKKAIKTRKLFVIAIAIALLLWLGNISEIIALLIGGVLGMIWLRSPDRPQQTKEEANILIASIVTSSTLKATAAMTAASQISLWQLGLSFLKIGSILFGGGYVLLSFVQGEFVQGYGWLTQQQLLDAIAIGQFTPGPILSTATFIGYVIAGLPGAIVATVGIFLPSFIFVAALNPIIPYLRRSKWASAFLDAVNASALALMTVVTIQLAIATFSKSSAPYVDGLAVAIALLSAVLALQFRVSAAWLVLGGAAIGWIAFTLGYVR from the coding sequence ATGGAACGATCGCTCGATCGACTAAAAGAACTCGCTGCCCTTTTCTTCAAGCTGGGGGTAATCGGGTTTGGAGGCCCCAATGCCCATATCGCCATGATTGAAGCGGAAGTCGTGGGCAAACGCCAATGGCTGAGCCGAGAGCACTTTCTCGATTTGCTTGGAGCAACAAACCTGATTCCAGGACCTAACTCGACCGAGATGGCGATTCATATCGGCTACATTTATGCGGGTTGGCTGGGCTTGATTGTGGCGGGCGTAGCATTCATTTTTCCGGCGGTCTTGATCACGGCTGGGTTTGCTTGGGCTTATGTTGCGCTGGGTGCGGTGCCGCAGTTTGCATTTTTGCTGTATGGCATCAAGCCTGTGGTTTTGGCGATCGTAGTCGATGCCCTGTGGCGATTGGGGAAAAAGGCAATCAAAACGCGCAAATTGTTTGTGATTGCGATCGCCATTGCTTTGCTGCTTTGGTTAGGCAACATCAGCGAAATCATTGCGCTTCTTATCGGCGGGGTGCTGGGAATGATTTGGCTGCGATCGCCCGATCGCCCTCAACAAACAAAAGAAGAAGCAAACATTTTAATCGCAAGCATTGTCACTAGCAGCACCTTGAAGGCAACGGCAGCAATGACCGCCGCATCGCAGATCTCACTGTGGCAATTAGGTTTATCGTTTTTGAAAATCGGCAGCATTTTGTTTGGGGGTGGTTATGTGTTGCTGTCGTTTGTGCAGGGTGAGTTTGTGCAGGGATACGGCTGGTTAACGCAGCAGCAGTTGTTGGATGCGATCGCGATCGGACAATTTACTCCAGGCCCAATTCTCTCGACCGCAACGTTTATTGGTTACGTGATTGCAGGGCTTCCGGGCGCGATCGTCGCAACTGTGGGAATTTTTCTGCCTTCTTTTATCTTTGTCGCTGCCTTAAACCCAATCATTCCGTATTTGCGTCGCTCAAAATGGGCATCTGCATTTCTGGATGCGGTGAATGCCAGTGCGTTGGCGCTGATGACAGTTGTAACTATCCAGCTTGCGATCGCAACCTTCAGCAAATCAAGTGCGCCTTATGTTGATGGTTTAGCGGTTGCGATCGCGCTCCTGAGTGCAGTGTTGGCGCTTCAATTTAGAGTCAGTGCCGCTTGGCTGGTATTGGGAGGAGCTGCAATTGGATGGATTGCCTTCACCTTAGGCTATGTTCGATAA
- a CDS encoding HAMP domain-containing protein has protein sequence MKPQRFLKGKSFPLQIVLVVPFVLQTFAAVGLVGYLSFRNGQSAVNELAEQLIDRTTDVVDQHLDSYLAVPQKLNQVNAAAIRRGTLDVRNREAMGRYFWDQMQAYDLSYIGVGLTDGTGAGSGRFDGTVTVDEWTAKSLNNLTSYATDRQGNRIGMKSRWTADNFSESWYTNPMAAGKPIWGGTFAINLPTGPYIAAAAGRPIYDVQNRLLGAITAEIHLLKLSDFLRQLNTGQVFIVERDGNLIANSSPAKPFTLVNDKIQRLQAIDSPDPIVQTVAKHIQSTQGFQSIAQSSLLELEIQGEQHFVNVVPWRDEYGLDWLLVVSVPEQTFMAQINANTRTTIALCFGALVIASLMGIFTTRWIARPILRLNRASEAIAVGHLDQTVESSNINELNALSSSFNHMAGRLNELFTALEHSKNELEDRVEERTAKLKDALAELQRTQAQMVQSEKMSSLGQLVAGVAHEINNPVNFIHGNLKHIAEYAQDLLAFVQLYQHYYPDPVTEIQTLSEDIDLEFLQQDLPKVLSSMQLGTDRIRQIVLSLRTFSRMDEAEYKEVDIHEGIDSTLLILQHRLKATSRRSEIKVIKDYATLPHVECYAGQINQVFMNILVNAIDAIEDNIAKQAFDNNLGQITIRTSVVDRAWVEVAIVDNGCGIPPAVQQRIFDPFFTTKSLGKGTGMGMAISYQIVTEQHHGKLECFSTAGETEFIVRIPLQQQSHPENQQAQRLVGLH, from the coding sequence ATGAAGCCCCAGCGATTCCTCAAAGGTAAGTCGTTTCCATTACAGATTGTTCTTGTCGTTCCCTTTGTGCTCCAAACTTTTGCAGCCGTGGGTCTCGTGGGATATTTGTCGTTTCGGAACGGTCAAAGCGCGGTTAACGAACTAGCAGAACAACTGATCGATCGGACAACTGATGTTGTTGATCAACATCTAGACTCCTATCTCGCCGTTCCCCAAAAGCTCAATCAGGTAAATGCGGCAGCCATTCGTCGAGGAACGCTGGATGTAAGGAATCGCGAAGCAATGGGACGGTATTTCTGGGATCAAATGCAGGCGTATGACCTCAGTTATATTGGCGTTGGATTAACTGACGGTACGGGAGCGGGATCAGGTCGTTTTGATGGCACTGTGACCGTTGACGAATGGACTGCAAAATCACTCAACAATCTGACCAGCTACGCGACGGATCGCCAGGGCAACCGGATTGGAATGAAGAGCCGTTGGACTGCTGACAATTTCAGCGAATCTTGGTATACCAATCCAATGGCGGCGGGTAAACCGATTTGGGGAGGAACTTTTGCAATTAACCTGCCAACCGGTCCTTATATCGCTGCGGCTGCGGGTCGCCCAATCTATGATGTGCAAAATCGCTTACTCGGCGCTATCACAGCGGAAATCCATCTCTTGAAACTGAGTGACTTCCTACGCCAGTTAAACACGGGGCAGGTGTTTATTGTTGAGCGCGACGGCAACTTAATTGCGAACTCTAGTCCAGCAAAGCCCTTCACCCTCGTTAACGACAAAATTCAGCGCTTGCAAGCGATCGATAGCCCCGATCCGATTGTCCAAACCGTTGCCAAGCACATCCAAAGCACCCAAGGATTTCAGTCAATCGCTCAATCCTCTTTGCTTGAGCTTGAGATTCAGGGAGAACAGCATTTTGTCAATGTTGTGCCCTGGCGTGACGAGTACGGCTTAGACTGGCTGTTAGTCGTGAGCGTACCGGAGCAGACCTTTATGGCGCAGATCAACGCCAATACACGCACGACGATCGCGCTCTGTTTTGGTGCATTAGTGATTGCCTCGTTGATGGGAATCTTCACAACTCGTTGGATTGCTCGTCCGATTCTTCGCCTCAATCGAGCGAGTGAAGCGATCGCCGTTGGTCATCTTGACCAAACTGTGGAATCTAGCAACATTAACGAACTCAATGCTTTGTCCAGCTCTTTCAATCACATGGCAGGACGGCTAAATGAGCTATTCACCGCACTAGAACACAGCAAGAACGAATTAGAAGATCGCGTCGAGGAACGCACCGCTAAGCTGAAGGATGCGTTGGCAGAATTGCAGCGAACTCAAGCTCAAATGGTGCAAAGCGAGAAAATGTCGAGCTTGGGGCAATTAGTTGCTGGAGTTGCACATGAGATTAACAACCCTGTCAACTTTATTCACGGCAATCTTAAGCATATTGCGGAATACGCTCAGGATTTATTAGCGTTTGTGCAGTTGTACCAACACTATTATCCCGATCCGGTCACTGAAATTCAAACCCTGTCTGAAGACATTGATCTAGAGTTCTTGCAGCAAGACCTGCCGAAAGTCTTGTCTTCGATGCAGCTTGGAACCGATCGCATTCGCCAGATTGTGCTGTCTTTGCGGACTTTCTCGCGCATGGATGAAGCCGAGTACAAAGAGGTCGATATCCACGAAGGCATCGACAGTACACTGCTGATTTTACAGCACCGCCTTAAAGCGACCTCTCGTCGATCGGAGATTAAGGTAATCAAAGACTACGCAACCTTACCGCACGTCGAATGTTATGCGGGACAAATCAACCAAGTGTTTATGAATATCCTGGTGAATGCGATCGACGCAATCGAAGACAACATTGCAAAACAAGCGTTCGACAACAATCTTGGTCAAATTACAATTCGCACTTCGGTTGTTGATAGGGCATGGGTTGAGGTGGCGATCGTCGATAATGGATGTGGTATTCCTCCAGCCGTTCAGCAACGGATTTTTGATCCATTCTTCACCACGAAATCTTTAGGTAAAGGAACCGGAATGGGAATGGCAATCAGTTATCAAATCGTGACCGAACAACATCACGGCAAGCTGGAGTGCTTTTCCACCGCTGGGGAAACAGAGTTTATCGTCCGGATTCCACTACAGCAGCAATCGCATCCAGAAAATCAGCAGGCACAAAGACTTGTCGGATTGCACTGA
- a CDS encoding nucleoside:proton symporter, whose amino-acid sequence MSVLNLVSLAGIFGLCAIAWLFSEDRTPKLFPWRVVLSGILLQLVLGAMVFVVPGTREALQIFSNLLDGVFLAADAGARFVFGRNIVPVLGQPSDVNLGYIFAFRALPTVIFFSGLMALLQNLGVIQVITNVFAKAFYAVMRLSGAEALSGAANIFVGIEAAIVVKPYLPKMTRSELCAILSCCFGTAASSTLAIYVSFLRPVFPNILGHLVSASIIAIPACFVLSKILVPETEKPLTMGGIPKEEEYLAEDGGIVQAKEERVSPLDAAILGAFDGVKMAVSIAAVLILILGLVSLINQIFGGLATLPAPIGDIFKVVTLANITGVLFLPFTFLTGVSLDWNELWESSVIIGRRLLETAIPPYQALAAAASRPENPISDRAVLIISYALSGFAHLASVGIFAGGTIALIPSRRKDISELGWKALFVGTLATMMIACVAGVFDTGNPGILGEKAAPRAIIAPSPKPSVVPVPSVPPLPKALKAPTPKPSSKPQ is encoded by the coding sequence ATGAGCGTACTCAATCTTGTTTCGTTGGCTGGCATCTTTGGCTTGTGTGCGATCGCGTGGCTGTTCTCTGAGGATCGCACGCCTAAGCTGTTTCCTTGGCGAGTGGTGCTGTCTGGGATTCTGCTGCAACTGGTTCTTGGTGCGATGGTTTTTGTGGTGCCAGGAACTCGTGAAGCACTTCAGATTTTTAGTAATTTGCTCGATGGAGTGTTTCTAGCGGCGGACGCTGGAGCGCGTTTTGTGTTCGGGCGAAATATCGTTCCTGTGCTCGGACAACCGAGCGACGTGAATTTAGGATACATTTTTGCGTTTCGTGCTCTGCCAACGGTGATCTTTTTCTCCGGGTTGATGGCACTATTGCAAAATCTCGGTGTGATTCAGGTGATCACCAACGTATTTGCCAAAGCGTTTTATGCGGTGATGCGATTGAGTGGCGCTGAAGCCTTGAGCGGGGCGGCGAATATTTTTGTTGGGATTGAGGCGGCGATCGTGGTTAAGCCCTATTTGCCGAAAATGACCCGCAGCGAACTCTGCGCGATTTTGTCCTGCTGCTTTGGAACCGCCGCTTCATCGACTTTAGCGATCTATGTCAGCTTTCTACGTCCAGTGTTTCCGAATATTCTGGGTCACTTAGTTTCTGCGTCGATTATTGCAATCCCGGCTTGTTTTGTTCTGTCCAAAATCCTTGTTCCTGAGACCGAAAAGCCATTAACAATGGGTGGCATTCCCAAAGAGGAAGAATATCTCGCTGAAGATGGCGGAATCGTTCAAGCTAAGGAAGAGCGAGTCAGTCCCCTGGATGCAGCAATTCTGGGGGCATTCGACGGCGTGAAAATGGCAGTGTCGATCGCAGCCGTGCTGATTCTGATTCTGGGCTTGGTTTCACTAATCAATCAAATCTTTGGTGGATTGGCAACGCTTCCAGCGCCGATCGGAGATATCTTCAAAGTCGTCACTTTGGCGAATATTACAGGCGTTTTATTTTTGCCGTTTACGTTTCTGACCGGGGTTTCGCTGGACTGGAATGAGCTTTGGGAATCTTCTGTAATCATCGGACGGCGCTTGCTCGAAACAGCAATTCCTCCCTATCAAGCTTTAGCAGCGGCAGCATCCCGACCGGAAAATCCGATTAGCGATCGCGCCGTTCTCATTATCAGCTATGCGCTTTCGGGCTTTGCTCATTTAGCTTCGGTTGGCATCTTTGCGGGAGGAACGATCGCGCTGATTCCCTCACGCCGCAAAGATATCTCTGAGTTGGGATGGAAAGCTTTATTTGTTGGAACTCTAGCCACGATGATGATCGCTTGTGTGGCAGGAGTTTTTGATACAGGCAATCCAGGAATTTTAGGAGAAAAAGCAGCTCCTCGTGCGATCATCGCGCCCAGCCCAAAACCCAGCGTTGTTCCAGTCCCGTCGGTGCCACCCTTGCCCAAAGCGCTGAAAGCTCCAACTCCGAAGCCCAGTTCAAAGCCTCAATAA
- a CDS encoding metal ABC transporter permease, producing MDALIEPLQYGFMQRSLIIAILVGLICAIVGSYLIVQRLALLGDAISHSVLPGLAIAFLFGFNIFVGAFIAGVLSTLIIAWIRTRSPIKEDAAMGIVFSAFFALGITLITVIQKDNKIDLNHFLFGNILGVTASDVRDTAIIAGIILAIVFLFYKELLFYTFDSLGAQAAGLPTNLLNLGLMVLIALTIVASMKAVGVILVLSLLITPGSTAYLLVKRLHHVMILGAAIGIVSSISGMYLSYFYNLPSGAAIVMVASGLFFLAFLLSPRHGILTQPGSRTMPTLPLLRELRELMPKSRQKG from the coding sequence ATGGATGCTTTGATTGAGCCTTTGCAATATGGATTCATGCAGCGATCGCTAATCATTGCGATTTTGGTCGGATTAATTTGCGCGATCGTTGGAAGCTACCTGATTGTGCAGCGATTGGCACTGTTGGGTGATGCGATTAGCCATTCTGTACTGCCAGGACTCGCGATTGCGTTTCTATTCGGATTCAATATCTTTGTGGGCGCTTTTATTGCAGGCGTTCTCAGCACCTTAATTATTGCCTGGATACGAACACGATCGCCCATCAAAGAAGATGCTGCAATGGGCATTGTCTTTAGTGCATTCTTTGCATTGGGAATCACGCTAATTACCGTGATTCAAAAAGATAACAAAATTGATTTGAATCATTTTCTATTCGGTAATATCTTAGGCGTTACCGCTAGTGATGTTCGAGATACTGCAATTATTGCTGGGATTATTTTAGCGATCGTCTTTCTTTTTTATAAAGAGCTTCTCTTCTATACCTTTGATTCACTGGGCGCACAAGCGGCAGGACTACCGACGAATTTACTCAATTTAGGCTTAATGGTACTGATTGCTTTAACGATCGTCGCTAGCATGAAAGCCGTCGGTGTGATTCTCGTGTTATCGCTGCTAATTACACCCGGCTCAACGGCTTATCTACTGGTCAAACGATTGCATCATGTGATGATTTTGGGAGCCGCGATCGGAATTGTTTCTAGCATTAGCGGAATGTACCTCAGCTACTTCTACAATCTGCCCTCTGGCGCGGCGATCGTCATGGTGGCATCGGGCTTATTTTTTCTAGCATTTTTACTTAGTCCGCGACACGGAATTCTCACACAGCCTGGATCAAGGACTATGCCTACATTGCCTCTACTGCGCGAACTTAGAGAATTGATGCCTAAAAGTCGTCAAAAGGGTTAA
- a CDS encoding metal ABC transporter ATP-binding protein → MQSTPFFDDATPRFTVHSQAHPHQATSNLVVEDLSVRYRAIEALSQISFSVKPGRLIGIFGPNGAGKSTLIKAMLGLIPSISGKVLYQGKPLVNQLDQVAYVPQRSQIDWTYPVTVWDVVMMGRTRKTGWFQRYSSISRRLATQALERVGMIEFRDRAISDLSGGQQQRVFLARALAQQAEVFCFDEPFVGIDQKTQSIMFDVFKELTRENKLILVVNHDLGESIRHFDDLILLNKSLVASGSRQQVLTQENLQQAYGGKVVFFSDAA, encoded by the coding sequence ATGCAATCGACTCCCTTTTTCGACGATGCCACTCCTAGATTTACCGTTCATTCTCAAGCCCATCCCCACCAAGCGACATCGAATCTGGTAGTCGAAGATCTCAGCGTTCGATATCGTGCGATCGAAGCTCTGAGCCAAATTAGCTTCTCCGTCAAACCGGGGCGCTTAATTGGAATTTTTGGTCCGAATGGAGCTGGAAAAAGTACCCTGATCAAAGCCATGTTGGGTCTAATTCCAAGCATCAGCGGTAAAGTTCTTTATCAAGGAAAACCGCTCGTCAATCAGTTGGATCAAGTCGCGTATGTGCCGCAACGATCGCAAATTGATTGGACATATCCTGTAACCGTCTGGGATGTCGTAATGATGGGACGCACCAGAAAAACTGGATGGTTTCAGCGCTATTCTTCGATTAGTCGGCGATTGGCAACTCAGGCACTCGAACGAGTTGGAATGATCGAATTTCGCGATCGAGCGATTTCTGATCTGTCCGGTGGTCAACAGCAACGGGTATTCCTCGCAAGAGCATTAGCGCAACAAGCAGAAGTGTTTTGTTTCGATGAACCCTTTGTCGGAATTGATCAAAAAACCCAGTCGATTATGTTCGATGTGTTCAAGGAATTGACCCGCGAGAATAAATTAATCTTGGTGGTGAATCATGACCTGGGTGAATCGATTAGGCACTTTGATGATTTGATTTTGTTGAATAAGTCGCTGGTTGCCAGCGGATCTCGTCAGCAAGTCTTGACGCAAGAGAATCTACAACAGGCTTATGGCGGTAAAGTTGTCTTCTTCTCGGATGCTGCATAA